Genomic window (Melioribacteraceae bacterium):
AATTCTCTCCCAATGTTTAATTACGAGCGAACTATAATTTTTATCAAAAATGGTATCTATGAGGAGAAGTTTAGAATTGATCAGGATTATATTACACTGAGAGGAGAAAATAGAGAAAATACAATTATAAGATACAGCATACTGAGAGAAGACTGGAATAATAATAAAGACTCACTTGGGCCCGGAGTTATTAATGTTGAAGGAAATGATATTATAATCGAAAATATGACGATTGAAAATACACAGCCCCTAATTGGTCCACATGCATTTACTATTTATGGATTCGGCACTAGAATAATAATTCAATATTGTAATGTATATAGTAAAGGTGCTGATACAGTTTCTCTTTGGGATTATAAAACCGGAATGTATTATCACGCAAATTGTAGTTTTACCGGAAGTGTTGATTTTGTTTGTCCACGCGGTTGGTGTTTTATCCGCGATTCTCAATTTTATCAGCATAAACAAACAGCTGCCCTATGGCATGCTGGAGGATTTGATAGAAACCAAAAATTTGTGATCGTCAATTCTTCGTTCGATGGCGTTAAGGGTTTTGAGTTGGGGAGGCATCATTACGAAGCACAGTTTTTTCTAATCGATTGCTCCTATTCCGAAAATATGAGTAGCAAACCAATCTATCGTGTAACTTACGAAGACACTACCCGCAACCGTCCTTATAATTGGGGTAAACGCAATTACTTTTTTAATTCCCAAAAAAAAGGAGATCAGTTTGAATGGTTAGAAAATAATATTGAATCTGCGGGCGTTTCCATAGATCAAATTGATGCCAAGTGGACTTTTGATAATAAATGGGATCCAGAAAATATCGCTCCAATTTATCCGGCAAGAATTGAGGTTTATGGAAAATTATTAAAACTTTTTTTTGATGAAAAAATAACGGTGATAGATAAACCAATTTTGGTTTCAGACTCGGGCAATAAGTTATATTATTCATCGGGTGGTGGGACTGATACAATTATTTTTGAAAGTGATTCTTCAATCACAATGAGACAGATTAAAAATCTTTCATTGATTAATGGTAAACTAACCGGAACGAATGCAACAATTAAAGAAAGAGTTGTATCGTTCACTAATTAAAATTAAAATGTTTAGCGTTCTCTGCGTTTAAAAAATATAATCTCCCCAACTTATTAAAATGATAATCTTTTATTATCCTTATAAATAAATGTCGTGACCTATTGCAATATCATCTAATTTGATCATAGTTTTTAACTTAATTAGTGGCATAAATTCTGATAATAAAGCTATCTTTACAAAAACTATAACAAGAAAATGAAAAACAATTTATATCTCTTAATCCTGTTGCTTCCACTTATTATAATTGCATGCACTCCTGGAGCAAAAACAATAGACGAGAGCAACTTTGTCAATGTTAAAGATTCTCAATTCTATTACCAGGGAAAGCCCTATTATTTTGTTGGTACCAATTTATGGTATGGTGCATATCTGGGATCACCTGGAATAACCGGGGATAGAGAAAGATTACTTAGAGAACTCGACAATTTAGCTGCCAACGGAATAACAAATTTGAGAATTTGTGCTGCATCTGAGGAATCAATAATGGAGCGCTCCACAAAACCGGCATTCACAAAATCGCCAGGAGTGTATGATGATGAATTATTGCTCGGTTTGGATTTTCTCCTTGCAGAGATGAGTAAACGTGGGATGCATGCGGTTCTTTTTCTAAATAATTATTGGCAGTGGTCTGGAGGAATGGCACAATACAATTCATGGTTTGGAGGGGGTGAAGTTCCGGATCCTGATGATCCGAATGTAGGTTATGCTCCATTTATGGATTTCTCAGCTCAGTTTTATAAAAACAATGAGGCTAAAAAAGAATTTAAAAAATATGTGAAGATGATTGTCACCCGACGCAATAGTATTACCGGGAAATATTATTTCGAAGATACGGCAATAATGGCTTGGCAATTGGCTAATGAGCCGAGACCAGGCAGAATATTTGACGAAGAAATAGTAAACTATTTTTTTGAATGGGTTGATCAGACTGCGGAATTCATTCATGATCTTGATCCTAATCATTTAGTTACAACAGGAAATGAAGGTCTCCATGGAAGTTTAACGAGCGAAGATATTTTTCTTAAAATGCATTCCAGTAAATATATTGATTACGCAACAGTTCATCTTTGGCCAAAAAACTGGGGGTGGTTTAAAGCTGATCAGATAGAAGAAACATATCCTCAGACTGAAAAAAATGCAATTGAGTATATCGAAAAACATTTTGCGCTCTGCAAAAAATTAAATAAACCATTCACTTTAGAAGAATTTGGAATACCAAGAGATTTTGAAAAATATGAGGCAGGCACTCCAACAACAGCAAGGGATAAATATTTTAAAAACATATTTTCATTCTTATATGATTCAGCGGTTAAAGGTGAACCAATAGCTGGTACAAATTTTTGGGCATGGGGTGGTGAGGGAAGAGGTAAAGATGATTTTATTTGGAAGCCAGGAGACCCCTATACAGGAGATCCCGCTCAAGAACCGCAAGGATTAAATTCAGTTTTTGATTCGGATGAATCCACCCTAAAAATTATTAGAGAGCATTCTCAGCAATTAAGGAATTTGTTAAATGAAAAAAATCTATCAACAAAATGGTAAACAATGAAAATTAAAATCATATTATTCGTTACATTATCAATAATAATATCGGCATGTTCGGCTCAAAATAAGATGATTAACAGTAAAGAATATCAAGCTAATTTAGGAATCAATTTATCCGATTCTTTTGCCACAGAAAATACTGTGAATCTGTATTACAATTTAAAAAAACTGTCGGAACACAAAATAATATTTGGTCATCATGACGCTACCGCATACGGAATTGGATGGCAGGGAGAAGAAAACCGTTCGGATATCAAGGATGTGGTTGGTACTCATCCTGGATTATATGGCTGGGATTTTATGTTTATTCAACCGGATAGAATTGTTGATAAGGATGAAGCTAATATTAGAAAGCTATCAATAGAAGCACATGAAAGAGGAGGAGTAAATACTTTTTGCTGGCATCTGAATAATCCAGCCACAGATAATTCATTTTATGATACAACCATCGTAGTAAGAAAAATCTTACCTGGTGGTGACCTCTACCTTAAATATCTACGAATGCTCGATTACATGGCTGAATTTGCCAATACGATGAAAGATTCTAAAGGAAATTTGATACCAATAATTTTCCGCCCATTCCATGAGTTTGATGGAAGCTGGTTTTGGTGGGGGAAAAGATTTTGCAGCAGGGAAGAGTTTATAGAGTTATGGCAGACAACCGTTACTTATTTGCGAGATAAAAAGGGAGTTCGAAATTTTATTTATGCATTTTCACCTGATAGGATGTTTTTTTCGGAAGCTGAATTTTTAGATAGATACCCTGGTGATGAATATGTTGATATTATTGGTATGGATAATTATTGGGATTTTACGCCAGATGGAGCTGGCTTGGAATGGATTACCAGAAAATTAAAAATTATAACAGAGTTAGCTAACAAAAAAAATAAAGTTGCGGCTTTTACAGAAACCGGGTCAGAAAAAATACCAGATTCTACTTGGTGGACCGATAAATTTTTTAAAGTGATGCAAGATGACAGTGTAAAAATTGCATACGCCATGGTTTGGCGAAACGCACACAAAGGGCATCACTATGCTCCTTTTCCTGGTCATCCTAGCGTTCCAAATTTTGTTGAGTTCTTCAAAAAAGAAAAAATCCTATTTGAAAAACATTTACCCGATTTGTTTACCTCACCACTTCATGAAAATTTTATCGAGGAGATTAAAAAGAAAAAAATGATCGATCTATCTGAATAATAGTCACTATAATAGCGGTTATACTGACCTATTAATTATTCTTTTATTTGTTCAAGCCCTAGCCAAGCAAATTAATTCTATGTTAAAAGCGACAATGAAATAATTGTTTTTATCGAGTCGCATTATCTACTCAAAAACCCATTTATTAATTTCATAACTCTTTATTATTATAATAAAGGGTTCACTTTCCCAGGGTAATAATTACTCACATCTGAATCGTTTTTATAATTCTAATTTTTTGGCATTATTTATGCACATAATGGCAATTATTCCATTATGAAAATTGAACAATAATTTCGTGAATATATGAAACTCCACTTTATCGATATTTTTATCATTATTATCTATCTCGCTTCAACTATATTAATTGGTGCAATCCTTTCAAAGAGAGCTTCAAAGAGTAAAGAAAGTTATTTTTTGGGAGGCAATAAACTTCCCTGGTATATGTTAGGGCTGTCGAACGCATCAGGCATGTTCGATATTTCTGGAACAATGTGGCTTGTTACTTTAGCTTTTGTTTATGGATTAAAAAGTATTTGGATCCCCTGGCTTTGGCCGGTATTTAATCAAATCTTTTTAATGGTATTTCTTTCGGCTTGGCTACGCAGATCAAATGTGACAACCGGAGCTCAATGGATTGAGACTCGCTTTGGTAAAGGTAAAGTGAGTTATCTACCTCATGGAATTGTAGTGGTATTTGCACTTATAAGCGGTCTTGGTTTCTTGGCTTATGGTTTTATTGGTCTTGGCAAATTCATGGAAATCTTTATTCCATGGAATATTGTTAATTCATATCTCAATCTTAATATCCCTCTTGAATATGTACCTCATCTTTATGGCGTTGCTTTTACATTGTTTGCTGTTTTTTATACAGTGCTTGGAGGTATGACAAGTATTGTATGGGCAGATGTGCTTCAATATACAATTATGACTTTCGCTTCAATTGCAATTGCCATAATTGCTTTTAACGCCGTTGGAAGTGAAGGATTAAATGTACCCGACGGATGGATGAACCCATTTTTTGGAAAGAATTTGGGGCTTGATTGGACAAATTATATATCGGATGTAAATTCAAAAATTGCCGCTGATGGATACTCTCTTTTTTCCGCAATGTTTATGATGATGTTATTTAAAGGAGTTCTAATTAGTATCGCGGGTCCGGCACCAAACTATGATATGCAAAAAATTCTCGCAACCAAATCGCCATCTGAAGCGGCAAAAATGAGTGGATTTGTTTCTTTAATATTAATGCCAATCCGTTATTTTATGATTGCAGGATTTGCCGCGCTTGGAATAATATATTACGATCAGCTTCATTTGTATACTGCGGGGGTATTAGATTTTGAACAAATACTTCCATCCACAATAAATCAATTTGTACCTACTGGATTATTGGGTCTGCTTCTCGCAGGATTGCTTGCCGCTTTTATGTCAACATTTGCTGGAACTTTGAATGCAGCTCAGGCTTATGTTACAAATGATATCTACTTAAAATATATTAAACCGGATGCTTCAAAAACTTCAATAAAAACAGCAAATTATTCAGTTGGTATTATTGTGGTTGTTGTTAGTATCCTTCTTGGTATTCAAGCAAAAAACGTTAATCAAGTTTTGCAGTTATTAGTATCGGCCCTTTGGGGAGGATATACTGCCGCTAACATATTGAAATGGTATTGGTGGCGGTTTAATGCTCAAGGATTTTTCTGGGGGATGTTGTCGGGTATTATTGTTGCCGGATTACCTATGATTTTTTCTGGATTACTACCTGCGCTATTCCCTGATTTAGCTGCAGACATAAGAATATTATATTACTTCCCAATAATTGTTGGGATCTCTTTAATTGGCTGTATTGCCGCCACATATCTTACCAAACCAACTGATGAAGCAACACTAAAACAATTCTATAAACAGGTAAAACCGTGGGGATTTTGGAAGCCGATACATGATAAAGTTATAACTGAAAATCCCAGCTTTGAAAAAAATAAAAATTTCAAGAGAGATATGATGAATGTATTAATGGGCACTATTTGGCAAACTTCTCTAGTTGCTTTGCCCATGTTTATTGTGTTTCATCAATTCATGTATGCTGGAATTACAACTATAATTTGTATCGCCTTAAGCATTGTCTTGAAGAAAACCTGGTGGGATAAACTTCATGAGATGGATAAAGATTATATCCCGGTTGAGGAATCTGAATAATTTTAAGGAGTTAGTTGATGTTAAAGGAAGAGTTTCATAAAAAATTAAAAAATTTATTTGATCAACATAGATTTCTGATTGAAAGAAAAAACGAACCGATTGATGCAGATAATGGTGTTTATGTTCGTTTTAAATATCCGATATTAACTGCCCAACACACTCCAATTTTTTGGCGCTACGATTTGAATCATGTCTCAAATCCCTTTTTAATGGAAAGGATAGGCGTTAATTGCGCATTCAACTCGGGAGCTATGATTTTTAATGGAAAAATTGTACTTGCGGTTAGAGTTGAAGGGACTGATAGAAAATCATTTTTCGCAATTGCCGAAAGTGAAAATGGAATTGATAATTTCAAATTTTGGGATTATCCGATAACTTTACCTGAGACTCAAAACCCAGATACAAATGTTTATGATATGCGTCTCGTTCAGCATGAAGATGGATGGATTTACGGATTATTTTGTACCGAAAGGCATGATGATTCTAGACCAGATGATACATCTGCGGCAGTAGCTGCATGTGGAATTGCCCGCACAAAGGATTTAATTAATTGGGAAAGATTGCCCGATCTGATTTCATATTCGGGTCAGCAGAGAAATGTGGTACTTCATCCCGAATTTATTAATGGAAAATATGCTCTATATACCCGTCCACAAGATGGATTTATTGATACGGGAAGCGGCGGAGGAATAGGTTTTGGATACACGGATTCAATGGAAAAAGCTGAAGTTAAAGAAGAAATAATAATGGATAAAAAGGTTTATCATACTATCTATGAAGTAAAAAATGGATTGGGTCCGGCTCCTATAAAAACTGAAAAAGGATGGCTGCAATTAGCACACGGAGTTCGGAATACAGCCGCTGGATTAAGATATGTACTTTATGTTTTTCTCACCGATCTAAAGAATCCGAGTAAAGTTACACATAAACCTGCCGGATTTTTTATAGCTCCCGAGGGAGATGAAAGAGTGGGTGATGTTTCTAATGTAGTCTTTAGCAATGGCTGGATCAAAAAAGAAAACGGTGAAATTTTAATTTACTATGCTTCATCAGATACAAGAATGCATGTTGCATTAACATCCGTAGATAAATTAATTGATTATTGTATTAATTCTCCTGAAGATGGACTTAGGAGCGCAGCAAGCGTTCAAACAAGAAATGAATTAATTAAGAAAAATTTAGAAGTGATGAAATCGCTCAAATTATAAGTTAATTTCATGGTGCCTCAAGAATGCCGGATTGATAACTGTTTGAAAAATCCGGCATTCTTATTTTAAATTAATAATAACTTCAATGAGGTAAGAAATTTAGTTTTAGATAGTTATGGGAATTGAAGAAATGCGTTGCTCCTTCATTACTAAAAACTATCATAGAATAAAAGTTCACAAGCTCTGAGCGGTAGTTCTCCAATGTCCAATAAATTTGTCGAAATCATCTTTTTGATGTTTGAATCTTGGATTAACTGAATACATCTCAAAGTCAGAATCTGTGAGCATTTTTATACAATTCATCATTGCTCTACCGGTATGATATGTACACTTCCACATATGGGAACGGGGCCCAAATTTGAAATGAGGTTCTTTATCAATGCCCCCCTCAAACCAATCGCCATTCTCATAATCCATAATATAGTTTTTAACATATTCCCATTGTTTCAAAAATACTTCAACATAAATATCATTTTCAGGAAAGATTTTTGAGAATATGAGAAGAGCATTTAATGCTTCTGCCTGTGCCCACCAGTTTTTAGTGTCTTTTACTATTGAGCATTTATCTGAACCCGCAAAGTAGTAGCCGCCATCATAAAAGCCGCCTATAGAATTATCAAAACCATTTTCAATTGCATGGTCGAGCATTCTTTTTGCAACTGATAATGTTTTAAAATCATTTTGCAATCCTAATACGTATGACGCTTCAAGCATTAAAAAGGCGGTTTCATAATCATGACCAAAAGATACATGATCCAATCCATAATTCTTTTTTCTGATCTCCTCGGAAGAACCCGCAAATGAAACTGGAGTTAAATCATTCTCAAAAAATAGATGAAGATAACCTTTAGGGTTGGTCATCACATCTCTAATCAAATTCAACAACCTCGTCAATTGTTTCTGAACTTTCTCATCTTTGTGCACATTATAAAGCTCTGTGTATGCCTCAAGAAGATGAATAGATGAATTTTGATCTTTATAACCTACTTCATCTATATCTGATGCATTTGTATCATAACCTTTTCCAAAAATTTCTCCTTCTCGTGTTATAAATTGATGATACCCTCCCAGCTTTTTATCGAAAGTATGTTTTTCTATCCAATCAAAAACTAATAACGCAAAAATTAGTATATCTTTTCTTTTTGTTAATTCATATAAAGATGCCAACGCGTAAACTGAAAAGGCATTTCCGTATGTTCTTTTTTCATCTAAGTAACCTCGAACATCCGAAAGTTCTCCTTCTCTGCTTCTCATCTGGAAAAAACCGCCAAATTCTTCATCCCACATTTTATTCTTCAAAAATTCATAACCGT
Coding sequences:
- a CDS encoding mannanase, which codes for MKNNLYLLILLLPLIIIACTPGAKTIDESNFVNVKDSQFYYQGKPYYFVGTNLWYGAYLGSPGITGDRERLLRELDNLAANGITNLRICAASEESIMERSTKPAFTKSPGVYDDELLLGLDFLLAEMSKRGMHAVLFLNNYWQWSGGMAQYNSWFGGGEVPDPDDPNVGYAPFMDFSAQFYKNNEAKKEFKKYVKMIVTRRNSITGKYYFEDTAIMAWQLANEPRPGRIFDEEIVNYFFEWVDQTAEFIHDLDPNHLVTTGNEGLHGSLTSEDIFLKMHSSKYIDYATVHLWPKNWGWFKADQIEETYPQTEKNAIEYIEKHFALCKKLNKPFTLEEFGIPRDFEKYEAGTPTTARDKYFKNIFSFLYDSAVKGEPIAGTNFWAWGGEGRGKDDFIWKPGDPYTGDPAQEPQGLNSVFDSDESTLKIIREHSQQLRNLLNEKNLSTKW
- a CDS encoding beta-mannosidase, giving the protein MKIKIILFVTLSIIISACSAQNKMINSKEYQANLGINLSDSFATENTVNLYYNLKKLSEHKIIFGHHDATAYGIGWQGEENRSDIKDVVGTHPGLYGWDFMFIQPDRIVDKDEANIRKLSIEAHERGGVNTFCWHLNNPATDNSFYDTTIVVRKILPGGDLYLKYLRMLDYMAEFANTMKDSKGNLIPIIFRPFHEFDGSWFWWGKRFCSREEFIELWQTTVTYLRDKKGVRNFIYAFSPDRMFFSEAEFLDRYPGDEYVDIIGMDNYWDFTPDGAGLEWITRKLKIITELANKKNKVAAFTETGSEKIPDSTWWTDKFFKVMQDDSVKIAYAMVWRNAHKGHHYAPFPGHPSVPNFVEFFKKEKILFEKHLPDLFTSPLHENFIEEIKKKKMIDLSE
- a CDS encoding Na+:solute symporter — encoded protein: MFIIIIYLASTILIGAILSKRASKSKESYFLGGNKLPWYMLGLSNASGMFDISGTMWLVTLAFVYGLKSIWIPWLWPVFNQIFLMVFLSAWLRRSNVTTGAQWIETRFGKGKVSYLPHGIVVVFALISGLGFLAYGFIGLGKFMEIFIPWNIVNSYLNLNIPLEYVPHLYGVAFTLFAVFYTVLGGMTSIVWADVLQYTIMTFASIAIAIIAFNAVGSEGLNVPDGWMNPFFGKNLGLDWTNYISDVNSKIAADGYSLFSAMFMMMLFKGVLISIAGPAPNYDMQKILATKSPSEAAKMSGFVSLILMPIRYFMIAGFAALGIIYYDQLHLYTAGVLDFEQILPSTINQFVPTGLLGLLLAGLLAAFMSTFAGTLNAAQAYVTNDIYLKYIKPDASKTSIKTANYSVGIIVVVVSILLGIQAKNVNQVLQLLVSALWGGYTAANILKWYWWRFNAQGFFWGMLSGIIVAGLPMIFSGLLPALFPDLAADIRILYYFPIIVGISLIGCIAATYLTKPTDEATLKQFYKQVKPWGFWKPIHDKVITENPSFEKNKNFKRDMMNVLMGTIWQTSLVALPMFIVFHQFMYAGITTIICIALSIVLKKTWWDKLHEMDKDYIPVEESE
- a CDS encoding glycosidase, with protein sequence MLKEEFHKKLKNLFDQHRFLIERKNEPIDADNGVYVRFKYPILTAQHTPIFWRYDLNHVSNPFLMERIGVNCAFNSGAMIFNGKIVLAVRVEGTDRKSFFAIAESENGIDNFKFWDYPITLPETQNPDTNVYDMRLVQHEDGWIYGLFCTERHDDSRPDDTSAAVAACGIARTKDLINWERLPDLISYSGQQRNVVLHPEFINGKYALYTRPQDGFIDTGSGGGIGFGYTDSMEKAEVKEEIIMDKKVYHTIYEVKNGLGPAPIKTEKGWLQLAHGVRNTAAGLRYVLYVFLTDLKNPSKVTHKPAGFFIAPEGDERVGDVSNVVFSNGWIKKENGEILIYYASSDTRMHVALTSVDKLIDYCINSPEDGLRSAASVQTRNELIKKNLEVMKSLKL
- a CDS encoding AGE family epimerase/isomerase: MNKVAETGLISNNTAIASEMLEFLQHKILEKWYPLVIDKECGGYFTNISHDWKIEPDQEKMIVSQARHIWTTSKVANFLDNDKYLYYAIHGYEFLKNKMWDEEFGGFFQMRSREGELSDVRGYLDEKRTYGNAFSVYALASLYELTKRKDILIFALLVFDWIEKHTFDKKLGGYHQFITREGEIFGKGYDTNASDIDEVGYKDQNSSIHLLEAYTELYNVHKDEKVQKQLTRLLNLIRDVMTNPKGYLHLFFENDLTPVSFAGSSEEIRKKNYGLDHVSFGHDYETAFLMLEASYVLGLQNDFKTLSVAKRMLDHAIENGFDNSIGGFYDGGYYFAGSDKCSIVKDTKNWWAQAEALNALLIFSKIFPENDIYVEVFLKQWEYVKNYIMDYENGDWFEGGIDKEPHFKFGPRSHMWKCTYHTGRAMMNCIKMLTDSDFEMYSVNPRFKHQKDDFDKFIGHWRTTAQSL